One genomic region from Candidatus Eisenbacteria bacterium encodes:
- a CDS encoding DUF3570 domain-containing protein translates to MRTGLAAATGLLLTAIPGPSRAGQVEGTTLVYTEPNRVTAVETAIEGSKELKSGGSLLLKFVYDALTGASASGATPADRVQTFTGPSGKNSYSIAPGDTPLDPTFRDERFAGSATWIHPLGRMSQANLGMNISSETDYLSLGISGVITRDLAMRNTTLAAGFSLSHDTVDPTGGIPTALTPLTGSSADENKGDDFQKDDDGDEGGGRSGGPAEAKDIADFLVGLTQVLDRATIARLNYTRGYSSGYLTDPYKILSLVQSPYEAEPGEPLQYLYENRPDRRTKQSLYGEVRRMIGSDVATASYRYYWDSWSIHSSTLDLHLSHRFGNRTEIEPHFRIYHQHQADFYNRYLVSGRTLPTFASADYRIGTFTAATYGVQAVHTLDSGLALRFGIEYYLQQGDSSPPDAFGSLVGPDLFPDVSAWMIRVGTSFPVEWW, encoded by the coding sequence GTGAGAACCGGCCTGGCGGCGGCCACTGGCCTCCTCCTAACGGCCATTCCGGGTCCATCGCGGGCCGGACAGGTCGAAGGAACCACTCTCGTCTACACCGAGCCCAACCGTGTCACCGCGGTGGAAACAGCCATCGAGGGCTCAAAAGAACTGAAATCCGGCGGCTCATTATTGTTAAAGTTTGTATACGACGCCCTGACGGGCGCATCGGCCAGCGGCGCGACACCCGCCGACCGGGTCCAGACCTTTACGGGACCATCGGGGAAGAACTCCTATTCGATCGCCCCGGGCGACACACCCCTCGACCCGACTTTTCGCGATGAGCGCTTTGCCGGCTCGGCGACATGGATTCATCCCCTGGGGCGCATGAGTCAAGCGAACCTCGGGATGAACATTTCCTCCGAGACGGATTACCTCTCGCTGGGGATTTCAGGAGTCATCACCCGCGATCTAGCCATGCGGAACACCACCCTGGCGGCCGGATTCTCCCTCTCCCACGATACGGTCGATCCCACCGGCGGAATACCGACGGCGTTGACGCCTCTAACAGGATCATCCGCAGATGAAAATAAAGGAGACGATTTCCAAAAGGATGACGATGGGGATGAGGGCGGGGGCCGGTCCGGAGGTCCTGCAGAGGCCAAGGATATCGCCGATTTCCTCGTCGGCCTGACCCAGGTCCTCGATCGGGCCACCATCGCACGGTTGAATTATACAAGAGGATACTCCTCCGGCTACCTGACCGATCCTTATAAAATACTCTCGCTGGTTCAGTCGCCCTACGAGGCGGAACCTGGAGAACCGCTGCAGTACCTTTATGAAAACCGCCCGGATCGGCGCACAAAGCAGAGTCTCTATGGTGAAGTCCGACGTATGATCGGATCCGATGTCGCCACGGCATCCTATCGCTACTATTGGGATTCCTGGTCGATCCATTCCTCCACGCTGGATCTTCATCTTTCCCATCGCTTCGGGAATCGCACGGAGATAGAGCCACACTTTCGCATCTACCATCAGCATCAGGCTGACTTTTACAATCGCTACCTCGTGTCGGGCCGGACGCTGCCCACATTCGCCAGCGCTGATTATCGTATAGGAACATTCACGGCGGCCACCTATGGCGTGCAGGCCGTTCACACCCTCGACTCGGGTCTCGCTCTTCGTTTTGGAATCGAGTACTACCTGCAGCAAGGGGATAGCAGCCCGCCGGATGCCTTCGGGTCGCTGGTGGGACCTGATCTCTTTCCCGACGTCAGCGCCTGGATGATCCGGGTGGGCACCTCTTTCCCGGTCGAGTGGTGGTAG
- a CDS encoding DUF4266 domain-containing protein, translated as MKATLRPGARLSFLLLAASLLFTVFSSCARVQPWERDLLADPRMQADANRVQNGIDDHIYFSKEASSGGGGFGGGGCGCN; from the coding sequence ATGAAAGCGACCCTTCGCCCAGGAGCCCGACTCTCCTTCCTCTTGCTAGCCGCGTCCCTCCTTTTCACAGTTTTCAGCAGCTGCGCCCGGGTCCAGCCGTGGGAGCGTGACCTGCTGGCCGATCCACGGATGCAGGCCGACGCGAACCGGGTGCAAAACGGCATTGATGACCATATCTACTTCAGCAAGGAAGCCTCCAGCGGCGGCGGCGGTTTCGGCGGAGGTGGGTGCGGATGCAATTAA
- a CDS encoding FAD:protein FMN transferase has protein sequence MELLRRDDLWMGRFTAMASPCEILIETGRRKVAERLYDIARREVIRIETKFSRYRNDNIIHRIHSSRGAPINVDEETAALIDFAQTCHRLSDGRFDITSGVLRRVWHFDGGDQLPSQEAVRSILPLIGWEKLRWNPPTLLLPQGMEIDLGGIGKEYAVDRVAALLSTATDGPYLVNLGGDLFASGPRSGDQPWQVGIDDPRSEERPIRRVALWQGALATSGDAHRFIERNGVRYSHLLNPRTGWPVVGAPRSVTVAAPTGTEAGMLATFAMLRGAGAETFLDAEKVRYWCIR, from the coding sequence ATGGAACTCCTCCGGCGCGATGATCTTTGGATGGGGCGCTTTACCGCCATGGCCAGCCCGTGTGAGATCCTCATAGAAACGGGCCGGCGCAAGGTGGCGGAGCGCCTCTACGATATCGCCCGCCGTGAAGTCATCCGCATCGAAACAAAGTTCAGCCGTTACAGAAACGACAATATCATCCACCGGATCCATTCTTCCCGGGGAGCGCCCATCAATGTCGATGAAGAGACGGCGGCGCTCATCGATTTTGCACAAACCTGTCACAGGCTGAGTGACGGACGATTCGATATCACTTCGGGTGTCCTGCGGCGCGTTTGGCACTTCGACGGCGGTGATCAATTGCCATCTCAGGAGGCTGTCCGCTCGATCCTGCCCCTAATCGGATGGGAAAAACTGCGATGGAATCCCCCCACCCTCCTCCTGCCGCAGGGGATGGAAATTGATCTGGGGGGGATCGGCAAGGAATATGCTGTCGATCGGGTGGCGGCTCTTCTCTCCACTGCGACCGACGGACCCTATCTCGTAAACCTTGGGGGAGACCTGTTTGCGAGCGGACCCCGTTCCGGGGACCAACCCTGGCAGGTGGGAATCGATGATCCGCGCTCCGAGGAAAGACCCATCCGGCGTGTCGCCCTCTGGCAGGGAGCCCTGGCAACCAGCGGCGATGCGCATCGATTCATCGAACGGAATGGGGTGCGCTATTCGCATCTTCTGAATCCACGGACCGGTTGGCCGGTGGTGGGCGCTCCGCGTTCCGTAACGGTTGCCGCCCCCACGGGCACTGAGGCGGGGATGCTCGCCACCTTTGCTATGCTCAGAGGCGCCGGCGCGGAGACATTCCTCGATGCTGAAAAGGTGCGCTATTGGTGCATACGATAA
- a CDS encoding peroxiredoxin, translating to MPKEQDGCVKPAGGPIHPPASADAPASIPLERSTIMMAKVGKPAPDFEASAYINGGFKNIKLSDYKGQWLTLCFYPGDFTFVUPTELAAVAANYAALQKLGVQVLSMSADSRFTHKMWQEEELSKMVDGGVPFPMLTDAGGRIGQVYGVYDEDAGVDIRGRFLIDPDGVIQAMEVMTPPVGRNFAELVRQVQAFQLVRETKGAEATPAGWVPGKPTLKVGPDLVGKVWKIWKPEKF from the coding sequence ATGCCAAAGGAACAAGACGGATGCGTGAAACCGGCCGGCGGCCCCATTCACCCACCGGCGTCGGCAGATGCGCCGGCGTCCATCCCCTTAGAAAGGAGCACGATCATGATGGCGAAGGTTGGAAAACCAGCTCCGGACTTTGAAGCCAGCGCTTATATCAATGGCGGCTTCAAGAATATCAAACTCTCTGATTATAAGGGCCAATGGCTGACGCTCTGCTTCTATCCCGGTGATTTCACTTTTGTTTGACCGACGGAGCTGGCGGCAGTTGCCGCCAATTACGCGGCGTTACAAAAGCTCGGTGTTCAGGTCCTTTCAATGAGCGCCGACAGCCGCTTCACACATAAAATGTGGCAGGAAGAGGAATTGTCTAAGATGGTCGATGGCGGCGTACCCTTTCCGATGCTGACGGATGCAGGCGGCCGGATCGGCCAGGTCTATGGTGTCTATGACGAAGATGCCGGCGTTGATATCCGCGGCCGCTTCCTTATCGATCCCGATGGGGTCATACAAGCGATGGAGGTTATGACACCTCCCGTCGGACGCAACTTCGCGGAGTTGGTCCGGCAAGTTCAGGCATTTCAATTGGTTCGCGAAACGAAGGGGGCTGAGGCCACACCGGCCGGCTGGGTTCCCGGCAAACCGACGCTGAAAGTGGGGCCCGATCTGGTGGGCAAGGTCTGGAAGATCTGGAAACCCGAGAAGTTTTAG